From one Psilocybe cubensis strain MGC-MH-2018 chromosome 13, whole genome shotgun sequence genomic stretch:
- a CDS encoding Uracil catabolism protein 4, giving the protein MNLGTEIPASQTAIYLRTLPAIRERCGRIHALAQEGKLEYFEYHPEKEVEVARFCVQLMKRDYGDNYASINPHGRWRHLDSGAERIKPLIEKWAAHSTNTADIKEQARRTIDLFVVSVLLDAGAGNAWSYKESSTGLTFSRSEGLGVASVHMFESGIFSSDPEQPYKVDAIGLEKVTAENTAAAMQVSVSNPMVGIEGRASLLVNLGKALKSSPEFFGADGRPGNIIDFLEKESKLDGEIRVVPIAALWQALVDGLNPIWPSRISLAGVSLGDVWPCPSLKASIANPQEGDDLVPFHKLTMWLTYSLVEVLEKILKWHLSGLEDMTGLPEYRNGGLLVDLGVLTLKPNALPKDPKSGLPHALPTHPAIVEWRAMTVIELDRIADLIRTELGLVASQLSLAQVLEAATWKGGREIAKVKRPDTGGPPIEIVSDGTIF; this is encoded by the exons ATGAATCTCGGAACTGAAATACCAGCTTCTCAGACTGCTATATATCTCAGGACACTTCCAGCCATCCGAGAACGATGTGGTCGCATCCACGCACTAGCGCAAGAAGGTAAACTGGAGTACTTTGAATACCATCCAGAGAAGGAGGTTGAAGTCGCCCGGTTCTGTGTACAGCTCATGAAG AGAGACTACGGGGACAACTATGCCAGC ATTAATCCCCATGGCCGTTGGAGGCATCTTGACTCGGGAGCGGAACGCATAAAGCCTCTGATTGAGAAATGGGCAGCGCACTCAACCAACACAGCTGACATCAAGGAACAAGCTCGAAGGACAATTGACTTATTTGTTGTTTCGGTTCTACTAGATGCCGGTGCTGGAAATGCCTGGTCATACAAAGAGTCAAGTACTGGCCTCACTTTTTCAAGATCCGAAGGTCTGGGTGTCGCAAGTGTTCACATGTTTGAGTCGGGGATATTCTCAAGCGACCCGGAACAGCCATACAAAGTAGACG CTATTGGCCTCGAGAAAGTGACCGCGGAGAATACCGCCGCTGCAATGCAAGTGAGCGTATCTAACCCGATGGTTGGAATTGAAGGCCGTGCATCTCTCTTGGTTAATCTCGGGAAAGCACTCAAATCTAGTCCTGAATTCTTCGGTGCAGATGGAAGACCAGGCAATATTATTG ATTTTCTCGAGAAAGAGTCTAAACTCGATGGCGAAATTCGTGTAGTTCCAATCGCTGCCTTATGGCAGGCTTTGGTGGACGGCCTGAATCCAATCTGGCCCTCACGTATCTCCCTCGCTGGAGTTTCTTTAGGGGATGTTTGGCCTTGTCCATCCCTCAAGGCTTCGATTGCCAACCCTCAAGAAGGAGACGACCTCGTCCCATTCCATAAACTCACAATGTGGTTGACGTATAGTTTAGTGGAGGTATTAGAAAAAATCCTCAAATGGCACCTATCCGGTCTAGAAGACATGACAGGACTTCCGGAATACAGGAATG GAGGACTGCTCGTCGATCTTGGTGTCTTGACACTCAAACCAAATGCACTCCCGAAGGATCCCAAGTCAGGACTCCCGCATGCCCTGCCCACTCATCCAGCCATTGTTGAATGGAGAGCCATGACGGTCATTGAGCT TGATCGCATCGCCGATCTTATCCGCACAGAACTTGGGCTCGTAGCGTCCCAGCTTTCCCTGGCTCAAGTACTCGAGGCAGCGACATGGAAGGGTGGCCGTGAAATTGCCAAAGTCAAGCGACCAGATACCGGTGGACCTCCCATCGAAATCGTCAGCGATGGAACCATATTCTGA